In the genome of Methylomagnum ishizawai, the window GGCCCATCGACGAGGCCGCCTCATCCAGGCTGGCGGCTTCCTCCTCGGTACGCCGCGACAAATCCACATTACCGGCCGCGATCTCGCTAGCCGCCGTGTGGATGGCCTCGCTGGATTGTTTGATGCCCCCGACCACCGACCGCAACCGGGCCACGGTGGCATTGGTGTCGTCCTTCAAGCGGCCCAGCGTGCCTGCGTAGGCGGCCTCGACCTGGCGGGTCAGGTCGCCGGTGGCAACGGCGTGCAGCACCCGTGTCACCTCGGCCAAGCCCTCGGCGCTGGTCTCCAGGAAACGATTGATGTCCCGCGCCAAATCGGCGAAAAAGCCCCGCTTGTCCCCCAGCGCCAAGCGGCGACCGAAATCGCCCTGGGCGGCGGCGGCGACGATCTCCCCGATTTCGCGCTCGACCGCCACCTCGGCGGTGCGGTCGCGGAACTCCGCCACCATGCCCAAGCGTTCGCCCTGTCCACCCAGCACCGGGTTGAACGCCGCCGCCAAGCGTCGCCCGCCGAAATCCAGCTCCGCCAATCCGGTGCCGCCCAATCCGGCCCAGCGCCGGGCCTCGGAATGCAGACGGTCGATCCTGCCGCCGACCATATTGCCGGCGTCGAATTCCGGCCAATCGCGGCGGATGGCGGCCTCGGCCTCCTGGAAGATGCGCCGCGCCGCCGGGTTGGCGTAGATGATCGCCTGCCCGGGGTCGGCGATCATGACGCCGGTGCTGACGTTGTCCAGGGCAATCTTGATCCGGGCCATGGATTCGGCGGCGCGGTGTTCGCCGTCGAGGCGGTCCAGCAATTGCCGCCGCATCCGCTCGATGGCGGCCATCAGGCTGTCGCGGTCGCCGCTAAGCAAGGCGATTTGGGCGGATAGATCGCCGTCGGCGATACGGTGGGCGATGGTGGCGGCGGTGTCCGGCTCCCCGCCCAATTGGCGCATGACCGCGCGGGTGATGACGAAGCCCAGGCTCCCCACCAGGCCCGAGACCAGCAGGACGCCGATCCAGGTTTGCCACACGGCCTCGGCCTGGAACTCCACGGCCTGGGCGGCGGCTTGCTTGGCCAAACCGGCGTTGTATTTGGCGTGTTCTTCGAGCAGGGTTTGCAGGGTCCGGCCTATCGGAGTCAGGCGGTCGATGGCGTCGCGGATCGGCCTTTTGTCCGTTTTGCCGCCCAGGGCCAGCACCTCGGC includes:
- a CDS encoding methyl-accepting chemotaxis protein, with translation MKIRMTVARKILLLVGLGLFGLAGVAVLANYQIKQVFAAANFANASSVPSLVGVNEAVKYFGQVRVRMLRYVLNEDPAKTAKLEQELQESRSGLSGALRAYETRVSDEKDRHFLDTERQHWSQYQAGIAEVLALGGKTDKRPIRDAIDRLTPIGRTLQTLLEEHAKYNAGLAKQAAAQAVEFQAEAVWQTWIGVLLVSGLVGSLGFVITRAVMRQLGGEPDTAATIAHRIADGDLSAQIALLSGDRDSLMAAIERMRRQLLDRLDGEHRAAESMARIKIALDNVSTGVMIADPGQAIIYANPAARRIFQEAEAAIRRDWPEFDAGNMVGGRIDRLHSEARRWAGLGGTGLAELDFGGRRLAAAFNPVLGGQGERLGMVAEFRDRTAEVAVEREIGEIVAAAAQGDFGRRLALGDKRGFFADLARDINRFLETSAEGLAEVTRVLHAVATGDLTRQVEAAYAGTLGRLKDDTNATVARLRSVVGGIKQSSEAIHTAASEIAAGNVDLSRRTEEEAASLDEAASSMGQLSATVQQNAENAKQANALAETANATATRGGELMRRVVATMEDIQEGSKRIADIIGVIDGIAFQTNILALNAAVEAARAGEQGRGFAVVATEVRALAQRSAQAAREIKALIAATTAQVEAGGQLVHQAGATVGEVVESFHRVAGLVTHISGASREQSKGIEQMALAVANMDEATQRNAALVEQAAAAAASLEDQSRELIVMVGGFKLA